Proteins co-encoded in one Gehongia tenuis genomic window:
- a CDS encoding undecaprenyl-diphosphate phosphatase gives MDIWQAIILGVAQGLAEFLPISSSGHLVLLQQIFGIQESGLFFGVMLHVGTLIAVFVVFWKDIVAILKKPIQKLTGLLIVATVPAIIVGLFFKDTVEMLFAGKFLGWGFLVTAVVLFLSDRIPEGKKNLEQMNGKNALIVGICQAIAIVPGISRSGSTIVGSLTQKLDRRSAARFSFLMSIPAILGSAVMEVKDVIVEGTGGIPLLPVLVGMAVSAVFGYIAIRAMLKIITNKKMKYFAIYVAVVGVFVLADQFIFHWFF, from the coding sequence ATGGATATCTGGCAAGCGATTATCCTGGGCGTGGCCCAAGGCCTGGCCGAGTTCCTGCCCATTTCCAGCTCCGGCCATCTGGTGCTGCTGCAGCAGATCTTTGGCATTCAGGAATCGGGGCTGTTCTTTGGCGTCATGCTGCATGTGGGCACGCTGATCGCCGTGTTTGTGGTTTTTTGGAAGGACATCGTGGCCATCTTGAAAAAACCCATTCAAAAGCTCACCGGCCTTCTCATCGTAGCTACCGTGCCGGCCATCATTGTGGGTCTGTTCTTCAAGGATACGGTGGAGATGCTCTTTGCCGGTAAATTCCTGGGCTGGGGCTTTCTCGTCACCGCAGTGGTGCTGTTTCTCTCCGATCGGATTCCTGAAGGCAAAAAGAATTTGGAGCAGATGAACGGCAAGAATGCTCTTATCGTAGGTATCTGTCAGGCCATCGCCATCGTGCCCGGCATCTCCCGGTCCGGTTCCACCATCGTGGGTTCCCTGACCCAGAAGCTGGATCGCAGAAGCGCGGCACGCTTTTCCTTCCTGATGTCCATTCCCGCCATTTTGGGTTCGGCGGTCATGGAAGTCAAGGACGTGATCGTGGAAGGCACCGGCGGTATTCCCCTTCTGCCGGTCCTGGTGGGCATGGCCGTGTCCGCCGTGTTCGGCTATATCGCCATCCGGGCCATGCTTAAAATTATCACCAACAAAAAGATGAAGTATTTTGCCATCTATGTGGCGGTGGTGGGTGTGTTTGTGCTGGCCGATCAATTCATCTTTCACTGGTTCTTCTAA
- the glpK gene encoding glycerol kinase GlpK, giving the protein MGRVIVALDQGTTSSRAIAFDLKGRMVSGACEDATPSYPRPGWVEQNPEMLLESQLEALRGCLKRGNIDPGDVLAIGIANQRETTLLWDRQGRPLMNGVVWQCRRSAPICEKLREEGREAMIRERAGLIIDPYFSGTKIRWMLDALPDGQKRAERGEILFGTVDSWLIYHLTGRHATDVTNASRTMLFNIHTLDWDDELLAMLDIPKVMLPEVLPSSCPVGMMRPEFLGRAIPITGVAGDQHAALFGQCCFEAGSAKNTYGTGCFLLMNTGKEPVASQNNLITTVAWDLGGGAQYALEGSVFVAGAVVQWLRDEMGLIRTSADSEALAQSVQDTGGVYMVPAFTGLGAPHWDMYGRGTMVGITRGTTRAHIVRAALEAIAYQSADVLAACEKDSGIHLTGLKVDGGASANNFLMQFQADILNVPIERPKVWETTARGAAFLAGLAAGVYGGLDELRSLYETERIFEPAMAAADREHGLALWGRAVERAKGWAKEV; this is encoded by the coding sequence ATGGGCAGAGTGATTGTCGCGCTGGACCAGGGGACCACATCCTCCCGGGCCATCGCTTTTGATCTCAAAGGGCGGATGGTATCGGGGGCCTGCGAGGATGCGACGCCGTCCTATCCGAGGCCGGGCTGGGTGGAGCAGAACCCGGAAATGTTGCTGGAAAGTCAGCTGGAGGCGCTGAGAGGCTGTCTCAAACGGGGGAATATCGATCCCGGAGACGTGCTTGCAATCGGAATTGCCAACCAGCGGGAGACCACCCTTTTGTGGGACCGCCAGGGGCGTCCGCTGATGAACGGCGTGGTCTGGCAGTGCCGGAGGAGCGCACCCATCTGCGAAAAGCTGCGGGAGGAGGGCCGGGAGGCCATGATCCGGGAGCGGGCCGGACTCATCATCGATCCCTATTTTTCCGGCACCAAAATCCGATGGATGCTGGACGCCCTGCCGGACGGGCAGAAACGGGCGGAACGGGGAGAAATCCTCTTTGGAACGGTGGACAGCTGGCTCATCTATCACCTCACCGGCCGTCACGCCACCGATGTGACCAACGCCAGCCGCACCATGCTCTTTAATATCCATACCCTCGATTGGGACGACGAGCTTTTGGCCATGCTGGACATCCCGAAAGTTATGCTGCCCGAAGTGTTGCCCTCCAGCTGCCCCGTTGGCATGATGCGCCCGGAGTTTCTGGGTCGGGCCATTCCCATCACAGGGGTGGCGGGGGACCAGCATGCGGCGCTGTTCGGCCAGTGCTGTTTTGAAGCGGGATCCGCAAAGAATACCTACGGAACGGGCTGCTTTCTGCTCATGAATACGGGCAAAGAGCCGGTGGCCTCCCAAAATAACCTGATCACCACCGTGGCCTGGGATTTGGGCGGCGGCGCCCAATACGCCCTTGAGGGCAGCGTCTTTGTGGCCGGAGCCGTGGTTCAGTGGCTGCGGGATGAGATGGGGCTTATCCGCACCTCGGCCGATTCGGAGGCACTGGCCCAATCGGTGCAGGACACCGGCGGCGTGTACATGGTGCCCGCCTTCACCGGACTGGGCGCGCCCCACTGGGACATGTACGGCCGGGGCACAATGGTGGGCATCACCCGGGGCACCACGAGGGCCCATATCGTGCGTGCCGCCCTTGAAGCCATCGCCTATCAAAGCGCTGATGTGCTGGCCGCCTGTGAAAAGGACAGCGGCATCCACCTCACAGGGCTCAAGGTGGACGGCGGGGCCTCGGCCAATAATTTTCTGATGCAGTTCCAGGCGGACATCCTAAACGTGCCCATCGAGCGTCCCAAGGTGTGGGAAACCACCGCCCGGGGTGCCGCCTTCCTGGCGGGCCTGGCGGCGGGCGTCTACGGCGGCCTGGATGAGCTGAGAAGCCTGTACGAGACGGAGCGGATCTTTGAACCGGCCATGGCGGCAGCGGACCGGGAGCACGGGCTTGCGCTTTGGGGCCGGGCGGTGGAAAGGGCCAAAGGCTGGGCAAAAGAGGTTTGA
- a CDS encoding GerMN domain-containing protein, whose translation MKKIAWILAALLMLGGCSAPAAETAAPSVSAEPTKEVAKSGPTLVPSQSQAPATPEPVQDPDDELSGYFPFLADTTLIYTGEGGEYTDEQVFFDFTGGNRAQMRCIGTGTTSVSVLEKADGKLERIYFRGESYGLENKLDVTAESREIVLQEPLEVGTSWSVDSQGAASTYEITGKDVEITTPAGTFETLEVTRTEEGATEKSYYAKGLGLVKTLYESGEMTVTKELAEIVEGGRTEELYVTYPDVTHNQYKDEKRTVEVATNERPEAMLEALFKHPSDSGLTALMGEDAAINSVTVSAEEGIIRIDFSRSFVSSMNAGAGVENMILQAIAYTLSSYYGYPEVKITLDGANYESGHIYQEDDDTFEVVREDLYPNE comes from the coding sequence TTGAAGAAAATCGCTTGGATATTGGCTGCACTGCTTATGCTGGGAGGATGCTCGGCGCCGGCTGCGGAAACGGCGGCACCGTCGGTCTCGGCTGAACCGACGAAGGAAGTGGCGAAGAGCGGGCCCACCTTGGTTCCGTCCCAGTCCCAGGCCCCGGCCACGCCTGAGCCTGTCCAGGACCCGGATGATGAACTGTCCGGCTACTTTCCGTTCCTGGCGGACACCACGCTGATCTATACCGGGGAGGGCGGCGAATACACCGATGAGCAGGTCTTTTTTGATTTCACCGGTGGAAACCGTGCCCAGATGCGGTGCATCGGCACGGGCACCACGTCCGTCTCCGTGCTTGAGAAGGCCGACGGCAAGCTGGAACGAATCTATTTTCGGGGAGAAAGCTATGGCCTTGAGAATAAATTGGATGTGACGGCGGAAAGCCGCGAAATTGTTTTGCAGGAGCCCCTTGAGGTGGGCACCTCCTGGAGCGTGGACAGCCAGGGCGCTGCCAGCACCTACGAGATCACCGGCAAGGATGTGGAGATCACCACGCCTGCCGGTACCTTTGAGACGCTGGAGGTGACCCGAACGGAGGAGGGCGCCACGGAAAAGAGCTATTATGCCAAAGGCCTGGGCCTGGTGAAGACTCTGTATGAGAGCGGTGAAATGACGGTTACGAAGGAGCTGGCGGAGATCGTGGAAGGCGGCCGCACGGAAGAACTGTACGTGACTTATCCCGATGTGACCCATAATCAGTACAAAGATGAGAAGCGCACGGTGGAGGTTGCCACCAACGAGAGGCCGGAGGCCATGCTGGAGGCGCTGTTCAAGCATCCCTCGGACAGCGGGCTCACGGCTCTCATGGGCGAGGACGCCGCCATTAACAGCGTGACGGTGAGCGCTGAAGAGGGGATTATCCGCATCGATTTCAGCAGGAGCTTTGTCAGTTCCATGAATGCCGGCGCCGGCGTGGAAAACATGATCCTTCAGGCCATCGCCTACACGCTGTCCAGCTATTACGGGTATCCCGAGGTGAAAATCACCCTGGACGGCGCCAATTACGAGTCGGGCCACATCTATCAGGAGGACGACGACACCTTTGAAGTGGTGCGTGAGGACCTGTATCCCAATGAATAG
- the argS gene encoding arginine--tRNA ligase has product MNFKEVIATALSENCPLSAPEIEELLEVPPNPEMGDYALPCFALAKHLRKAPPLIAQELAEKGGFPEFVDHVETAGGYLNFFVDKSFYVAEILGRVLEEGARYGSTRQGEGKTVCIDYSSINIAKRFHIGHLSTTVIGNALKHLYTFLGYRVVGINHLGDWGTQFGKMIAAYLRWGDKAQVEAGGVDALSQLYVRFHEEAEKDPALEEEGRMWFKKIEDGDETALSIFNWFKELTLKDAQRVYDMLGITFDSYAGESFYNDKMDRVIDELKAKELLVESQGAYIVPLDEYNLPPCLILKRDGATLYATRDIAAALYRKDTYDFDKCLYVVAYQQNLHFSQWFRVVEKMGYPWYKDLEHVAFGMISYEGQTLSTRKGVVVYLDELLERSVEKALAIIEEKSPDLDDKEEVARQVGIGSVVFMSLFNNRIKDIDFWWDRALNFDGETAPYVQYTHARCCSVLRKAGEWDKGEVDYGRLCDGEALEVVRLIEAFPGVLQEACQRNEPSLITRHVVNVAQAYNKFYYEHRILQSEPGEKQARLALTWSVKTLIASALGLIGVAAPERM; this is encoded by the coding sequence ATGAATTTCAAAGAAGTCATTGCAACCGCTTTATCGGAGAATTGTCCCCTGTCCGCTCCGGAGATTGAGGAGCTTTTGGAAGTCCCCCCCAATCCCGAGATGGGGGACTACGCTCTGCCCTGCTTTGCGCTGGCCAAGCATCTCCGCAAGGCGCCGCCCCTCATCGCCCAGGAATTGGCGGAGAAGGGCGGTTTCCCCGAATTCGTGGACCATGTGGAGACGGCGGGCGGTTATCTCAATTTCTTCGTGGACAAGTCCTTCTATGTGGCCGAGATTCTGGGACGGGTTCTGGAGGAGGGAGCGCGCTACGGCTCCACCCGCCAGGGCGAGGGGAAGACGGTGTGCATCGACTATTCCTCCATCAATATCGCCAAGCGTTTCCATATTGGCCACCTGTCCACCACCGTGATCGGTAACGCCCTGAAGCATCTCTACACTTTCCTGGGCTACAGGGTGGTGGGCATCAACCATCTCGGGGACTGGGGCACCCAGTTCGGCAAGATGATAGCGGCCTATCTGCGCTGGGGAGATAAGGCCCAGGTGGAGGCCGGCGGCGTGGATGCCCTGAGCCAGCTCTATGTACGCTTTCATGAGGAGGCCGAGAAGGATCCCGCCCTCGAGGAGGAGGGCCGGATGTGGTTCAAGAAGATCGAGGACGGCGATGAGACCGCCCTTTCCATCTTCAACTGGTTCAAGGAACTTACGCTGAAGGACGCCCAGCGGGTGTACGACATGCTGGGCATCACCTTTGATTCCTATGCCGGAGAATCCTTCTACAATGACAAGATGGACCGGGTCATCGACGAGCTCAAGGCGAAGGAGCTGCTGGTGGAAAGCCAGGGCGCCTACATCGTGCCCCTTGACGAATACAATCTTCCCCCCTGCCTCATTCTGAAGCGGGACGGCGCCACGCTCTATGCCACAAGGGATATTGCGGCGGCCCTGTACCGCAAGGACACCTATGACTTCGACAAGTGCCTGTACGTGGTGGCCTATCAGCAGAACCTCCACTTCTCCCAGTGGTTCCGCGTGGTGGAAAAAATGGGCTATCCCTGGTACAAGGACCTGGAGCATGTGGCCTTTGGCATGATCAGCTACGAGGGGCAGACGCTCTCCACCCGCAAGGGCGTCGTGGTCTATCTCGACGAGCTGTTGGAGCGTTCCGTGGAAAAGGCGCTGGCCATTATTGAAGAGAAGAGCCCCGATCTTGACGATAAAGAGGAAGTGGCCCGTCAGGTGGGCATCGGTTCGGTGGTGTTCATGAGCCTTTTCAACAACCGGATCAAGGACATCGACTTCTGGTGGGACCGCGCCCTCAATTTCGACGGCGAGACGGCGCCTTATGTGCAGTACACCCATGCCCGCTGCTGCTCCGTGCTGCGCAAGGCCGGCGAATGGGACAAAGGCGAGGTGGACTACGGCAGGCTCTGCGACGGCGAGGCGCTGGAGGTCGTTCGGCTCATCGAGGCCTTCCCCGGTGTTTTGCAGGAAGCCTGTCAAAGAAACGAACCTTCGCTCATCACCCGTCATGTGGTGAATGTGGCGCAGGCCTACAACAAGTTCTACTACGAGCACCGCATCCTGCAGTCGGAGCCCGGGGAAAAGCAGGCCCGCCTGGCCCTCACCTGGTCGGTCAAAACGCTCATTGCTTCAGCCCTTGGCCTCATCGGTGTGGCCGCGCCGGAGCGGATGTAA
- a CDS encoding penicillin-binding transpeptidase domain-containing protein, whose amino-acid sequence MKRVSNWRLRRQIQRRHLFTGLLITLAAVVLINRLYDLQVLEGKAYAEKASNTLVRTLSTPSPRGRILDRNGQVLAESRSGYNLSLLSQEVSKKELNETLDRVCQILQHNGDELAVDIPLRVNGNGELQWWGSGTAEFFTRRLGSLPERPEDALAALSITESAPSGLSLEELFVYLHMACVMDSGETTLIAAALDTALYSSLAPIAEAYPELVTVAFDDPDHPSSLHVTLSAWDAAPALSLAKVLPGEKLVPSSAFPLRWTDGPVFYDTKAVRFLQQMGLGENLTAAKTYETLRERYAITGAPERALPVLAVRVNLTLLGYQQYKPLVLARDISAATLAQAGENADKLPGIVIDPIYVRTYPEGSALAHVLGSMGLITSQQAEQYEALGYDISTDKVGRTGLELAFEKTLRGRNGKRMVEVDRLGRLTRVVSEETGAPGEDLILTIDLDLQKDTENALQYALETAQAEGHENAQVGGAVAVSVKSGEVLAIASYPDYDPNLFSQGVLSQEAWELLSPFYPSPADPAKENQDPTLPRPLVNNALAAAFPPGSIFKMITGAAALESGSISPTDTVTDYGRYTRYSNTHAPACWLWNSSRRTHGAENIISALRDSCNYYFFDVGDRMGVHPIETMARRFGFGSATGIVLPEASGTVAGEAFTRDLLEAYALNHLTGYQKSMGLGEDKSAAREAAASVVDNPSRETVFAAYEALGLPKDLSRANQLISHIRQNGWTPSKTLSAAIGQSDNTVTVLQAALYSASLASGEKVTPTLIQGEDAAFQSLGLSEGTLNVLREGMAAVTSTSYQGQAGTAYTPFLGFPLAVSGKTGTAEATDKENYGWFIAYAPADDPEIAVAVCTAQSGEASYAAKAARAMIASYLLGDPAL is encoded by the coding sequence ATGAAAAGGGTATCCAACTGGCGGCTTCGCCGCCAGATTCAGCGGCGGCACCTTTTCACCGGGCTGCTGATTACGCTGGCCGCCGTCGTTCTTATTAACCGTCTGTACGATCTGCAGGTTTTGGAGGGCAAAGCCTATGCGGAAAAGGCCAGCAACACCTTGGTCCGCACCCTGTCCACACCCTCGCCCCGCGGCCGCATTCTGGATCGGAACGGCCAGGTGCTGGCGGAAAGCCGCTCCGGCTATAATCTCTCCCTGCTCAGTCAAGAGGTTTCCAAAAAGGAGCTCAACGAGACCTTGGACCGGGTGTGTCAGATCCTTCAGCATAACGGTGATGAACTGGCTGTGGATATTCCCCTTCGAGTGAACGGCAATGGGGAGCTCCAGTGGTGGGGCTCCGGCACAGCGGAATTCTTCACCAGGCGGTTGGGTTCCCTGCCTGAAAGACCGGAGGATGCTCTGGCCGCCCTCTCCATCACGGAGAGCGCCCCCTCCGGATTGTCTTTGGAGGAGCTTTTTGTCTACCTCCATATGGCATGCGTGATGGACAGCGGCGAAACCACCCTCATCGCCGCGGCTCTCGACACCGCTCTTTACAGTTCCCTGGCACCCATCGCCGAGGCCTATCCGGAGCTTGTCACCGTGGCCTTCGACGATCCCGACCATCCTTCCAGCCTACACGTGACCTTGAGCGCCTGGGACGCTGCTCCAGCGCTCAGCCTGGCAAAGGTCCTGCCCGGCGAGAAGCTGGTGCCCTCCAGTGCCTTTCCCCTGCGCTGGACGGACGGCCCCGTCTTCTACGATACCAAAGCCGTACGTTTTTTGCAGCAGATGGGCCTTGGCGAGAACCTGACGGCAGCAAAGACCTACGAAACCCTTCGGGAGCGATACGCCATCACCGGGGCGCCGGAACGGGCGCTGCCCGTGCTCGCCGTTCGGGTGAATCTCACACTGCTGGGCTATCAGCAGTACAAACCCCTGGTGCTTGCCCGGGACATCTCGGCGGCCACGCTGGCCCAGGCGGGAGAGAACGCCGATAAGCTGCCCGGCATCGTCATCGATCCCATCTATGTGCGCACCTATCCCGAGGGCAGCGCCCTGGCCCATGTGCTGGGTTCCATGGGCCTCATCACCAGCCAGCAGGCGGAACAGTACGAGGCGCTGGGCTATGACATCAGCACAGACAAAGTGGGCCGGACCGGACTTGAACTCGCCTTTGAGAAAACTCTCCGGGGCAGGAACGGCAAACGCATGGTGGAGGTGGATCGTCTGGGCCGGCTCACGCGGGTGGTCTCCGAGGAGACGGGTGCTCCCGGCGAGGATCTCATCCTCACCATTGACCTTGATCTCCAGAAGGATACGGAGAACGCCCTCCAGTACGCCCTGGAAACCGCCCAGGCGGAGGGCCATGAGAATGCCCAGGTGGGCGGCGCTGTAGCGGTCAGCGTCAAAAGCGGCGAAGTCCTGGCCATAGCCTCCTATCCCGATTACGACCCCAATCTTTTCTCCCAGGGCGTTCTCTCCCAGGAGGCCTGGGAGCTTCTCAGTCCCTTCTATCCCAGTCCCGCCGATCCCGCCAAGGAGAATCAGGACCCCACGCTGCCCCGGCCGCTGGTGAACAACGCGCTGGCCGCGGCCTTCCCGCCGGGCTCCATCTTCAAGATGATCACCGGCGCCGCCGCTCTTGAGAGCGGCTCCATCTCCCCCACGGACACCGTGACGGACTACGGACGCTACACCCGCTATTCCAACACCCACGCCCCCGCCTGCTGGCTTTGGAACAGCAGCCGCCGCACCCATGGCGCGGAAAATATCATCTCCGCCCTCCGGGATTCGTGCAACTATTATTTCTTTGACGTGGGGGACCGCATGGGTGTCCATCCCATAGAAACCATGGCCCGGCGCTTCGGCTTTGGCAGCGCCACCGGCATCGTGCTTCCAGAGGCGTCGGGCACCGTTGCAGGCGAGGCCTTCACGAGGGATCTTCTGGAGGCCTACGCGCTCAACCATCTGACAGGCTACCAAAAGTCCATGGGCCTCGGCGAAGATAAAAGCGCCGCCCGGGAAGCGGCCGCCTCCGTGGTGGACAACCCTTCCCGGGAGACCGTCTTTGCCGCCTACGAGGCTCTGGGGCTGCCCAAGGATCTTTCCCGGGCGAATCAGCTCATCAGCCATATCCGGCAAAACGGCTGGACCCCCTCCAAGACCCTTTCCGCCGCCATCGGCCAGTCGGACAACACCGTCACCGTCCTTCAGGCGGCGCTGTACTCGGCGTCCCTTGCCAGCGGCGAAAAGGTGACCCCCACCCTCATTCAGGGGGAGGACGCCGCCTTCCAAAGCCTCGGGCTCTCCGAGGGGACCCTGAACGTTCTCCGGGAGGGCATGGCCGCCGTCACCTCCACCAGCTACCAGGGGCAGGCGGGCACCGCCTACACGCCCTTTCTGGGCTTTCCCCTGGCGGTCAGCGGCAAGACCGGCACCGCCGAGGCCACGGACAAGGAAAACTACGGCTGGTTCATCGCCTATGCGCCCGCGGACGATCCCGAGATCGCCGTGGCCGTATGCACCGCCCAGTCCGGCGAAGCCTCCTATGCCGCCAAAGCCGCCCGCGCCATGATCGCCTCCTATCTTTTAGGGGACCCCGCATTGTAA
- a CDS encoding CatA-like O-acetyltransferase — translation MAFLPFERKGWSRSTHFEHYLEGDCSFSLTVELAAGALRRKLKAEGLKFYPTLIHLAARVVNGHTEYRMALDEAGRLGYHDVLAPSYTVFHDKSKTFSALWTAYTPDFSQFYQDVLADMAAYADAFPLFPKPDEPATFPLSSVPWLPFTSFSLHLGGRPYLIPILTFGRFVERDGETFLPLALQMHHAVCDGYHAARFVEELQELFNHFNP, via the coding sequence ATGGCATTTCTCCCCTTCGAACGAAAGGGCTGGTCGCGCAGTACCCACTTTGAGCACTATCTCGAAGGGGATTGCAGTTTTTCCCTCACCGTGGAGCTGGCCGCCGGCGCCCTTCGCCGAAAACTGAAGGCGGAGGGGCTCAAGTTTTATCCTACACTGATCCACCTGGCGGCCCGGGTCGTCAATGGCCACACCGAATACCGCATGGCGCTGGACGAAGCGGGGAGGCTGGGATATCACGATGTGCTTGCACCCAGCTACACGGTGTTCCATGATAAGAGCAAGACCTTCTCCGCCCTCTGGACGGCGTACACTCCGGACTTTTCCCAATTCTATCAGGACGTGCTTGCCGATATGGCGGCCTATGCGGATGCATTCCCCCTTTTTCCCAAGCCGGACGAGCCGGCCACCTTCCCCCTGTCCTCGGTGCCTTGGCTGCCCTTTACAAGCTTCAGCCTGCACCTTGGCGGCCGCCCCTATCTCATCCCCATCCTCACCTTCGGCAGATTTGTGGAGCGGGACGGCGAAACCTTCCTCCCGCTGGCCCTGCAAATGCATCACGCCGTATGCGACGGCTACCATGCGGCCCGTTTTGTGGAGGAATTGCAGGAGCTTTTCAACCATTTCAATCCATAA
- a CDS encoding PTS transporter subunit IIC, translating into MLILSKTKEPRGPLWVIKKIYQRYLLKAFSAMALGLFASLIIGLIIGQIAKIPGLSFLLPISDALGASSPVIGAAIGVAVAHGLGHKPLVMFSSAGAGAIGYIAGGPVGGFLAAVVGAEIGGLVAGRTPVDIVVTPFVTLVAGGLTGQLIGPAIAAMMNGLGEFINAATLLHPLPMGIVVSAAMGMILTLPISSAALCISLNLAGLAAGAATVGCSTQMIGFAVASFRDNGWGGFWAQGIGTSMLQMPNILRKPQIWIAPTLASAILGPLSTMVFNMENNAMGAGMGTSGLVGQLGTWAVMAPTSDPVWLIVRIALLHFILPAVSTLVIDWVLRKIGWIKDGDMVLPST; encoded by the coding sequence GTGTTGATATTGAGTAAGACAAAAGAGCCGAGAGGCCCGCTGTGGGTCATCAAGAAGATCTACCAGCGCTATTTGCTCAAAGCCTTTAGCGCCATGGCCCTGGGACTTTTCGCGTCTCTCATCATTGGACTTATCATCGGCCAGATCGCCAAGATCCCCGGCCTGTCCTTCCTTTTGCCCATCTCCGATGCCCTGGGCGCTTCCTCCCCCGTCATCGGCGCCGCCATCGGCGTTGCGGTTGCCCACGGCCTTGGGCACAAGCCACTCGTGATGTTCTCCTCGGCGGGCGCGGGCGCCATCGGCTACATCGCGGGAGGCCCGGTAGGCGGGTTCCTCGCCGCCGTGGTGGGCGCGGAAATCGGCGGCCTTGTGGCGGGAAGAACCCCGGTGGACATCGTGGTCACGCCCTTTGTCACGCTGGTCGCGGGCGGACTTACCGGTCAGCTCATCGGGCCGGCCATCGCCGCCATGATGAACGGCCTTGGTGAATTCATCAATGCGGCAACGCTGCTCCATCCCCTGCCCATGGGCATCGTGGTGTCCGCTGCCATGGGTATGATTCTCACCCTGCCCATTTCCAGCGCGGCCCTGTGCATCTCTCTTAATCTGGCGGGTCTTGCTGCCGGTGCCGCCACCGTGGGCTGCAGTACTCAAATGATTGGCTTTGCCGTGGCAAGCTTCCGGGACAATGGCTGGGGCGGCTTTTGGGCTCAGGGCATCGGTACCTCCATGCTGCAGATGCCCAACATCCTTAGAAAGCCGCAGATCTGGATTGCACCCACCCTGGCTTCCGCCATCCTGGGGCCGCTGTCCACCATGGTCTTCAACATGGAGAACAACGCCATGGGCGCCGGCATGGGCACCAGCGGCCTTGTGGGCCAGCTGGGCACGTGGGCGGTGATGGCGCCCACCAGCGATCCTGTATGGCTGATCGTGCGCATCGCGCTCCTGCATTTCATCCTGCCCGCCGTGTCCACCCTTGTTATCGACTGGGTGCTACGCAAGATCGGCTGGATTAAGGACGGCGACATGGTGCTGCCGTCCACCTGA
- a CDS encoding Dabb family protein — MVKHIVLWKLKDEAEGNGKDTNMRIIKERLEALVGVVPGLLKLEVGFNYVKNDFDLCLYSEFVSNEALENYDSHPAHLAVREFVSKVRLDRIACNYEI; from the coding sequence ATGGTTAAGCATATCGTACTTTGGAAACTGAAGGATGAAGCGGAAGGCAACGGCAAGGACACCAACATGCGCATCATCAAGGAGCGGCTGGAAGCGCTGGTGGGTGTGGTGCCCGGCCTTTTGAAGCTGGAAGTGGGCTTCAACTATGTGAAAAATGATTTTGATCTTTGTCTGTATTCGGAATTTGTGTCCAATGAAGCGCTGGAGAACTATGATTCCCATCCCGCTCATCTGGCCGTCCGAGAGTTCGTTTCCAAGGTTCGGCTGGATCGGATCGCCTGCAATTACGAGATCTGA